The window CAGCGAGGAGGTGCCCCTGTTATCTCTCCCTGACCGCAAACAGCAAGCGCCTGGATGGCCGCTGCGCTCCCCTCGCCTCACCTCTGTAAAGCCCCGTGGGTGGCCGTGGCCGAGAAAGCAGAGCTGACCAGCCTAGGGCGCCGGGCGGGGAGGGATGCAGGACACTTGCCCTGGTGGCTaagttttctccttctctccacaaGCAGCCGTCCTTTCTGAGGCCCCCGCGCCACCTGGCCTACGGGCACCTCCCTCTCCAGAGGGCTCATTCCCCCTGGGGGGCCATGGTGGGGCTCTGAGCAGCCCCAAACACCTGATTTAGGTCAAAATCATGTTCAGTGAACGCTTTGGCGTTACTGCCTTTTCCACCTACCTGATCTCTTGatttctgaggggagaaatgTGAATTTCCTAGCATCTGGAGtattaagaacttaaaaaaaatttttNNNNNNNNNNNNNNNNNNNNNNNNNNNNNNNNNNNNNNNNNNNNNNNNNNNNNNNNNNNNNNNNNNNNNNNNNNNNNNNNNNNNNNNNNNNNNNNNNNNNttttttttttttttttttttttttttttttttttttttttttttgcttgatgtATTTCAAAGCTCTGTTATTGGGGGCATAAGGGCTCATGCCTCACGTCTTTTCAGTGGCTTGTGACGTGTcaatgttttcattccttttccccccaaagtttatttatgggTTTATCAACCCCATGAACAgcgagtgagatcatgacctgagcggaaaccaagagttggacgtttaaccagctgagccacccgggtgcccccccgccacccatatttcattcttaagtCTTGGGTTCATTTTCATCTCGTGGGCAATTTTGTCACCAATTTTgtcacaataaatatatatatatttttatattaaaaaattggaATTTACTTGCTAGAATACTCGTACAATAGGAAAGCACTTGTTAACAGTATTATCGATTTTTGTGGTTGCAAAAGAAGCTTAATATGACTCCCCGATGCCTTACGAGGATCAAGGCACATcctgcctgcttgagattttttttttctttagtttggcCCCAGAAATTCTGCTTGAGAACTCCTAGATTATCAGAAGTATGTAAGAGCCAGAGTAAAGCTGATTTAAGGACGTTACAAGGGGACTTATCATCATCACAATGAGTGTTGCTTAAAACTCACACCCACTCAATAACCCTTTTTGTGTTCACAGGTCACCGGTCAACTGCTGAGTGTGAGACTGAGGAGGTAAAACACGCACAGCCTTGTGCTGGGGTtggaatgtttgtgtccccccccccccccccccccccccccgccaagttcATCTATCGGAATCCGTATGTTGAAGCCCCAGGTGATGTGTTTAGAGGTGGGACCTTTGCAAAGCAATTAGGTCCGaagggtggagccctcaggagtgggatcagtgcccttataaaagagacgcAGAGAGCTCTTTCAACCCTTCTGCCATgtggccacgtgaggacacagggcaaTGGCAGcagctatgaaccaggaaggAAGGGGCCCTTACCAGACACCTTGACCTCAAACTTCCagcccaggaactgtgagaaataaatattcgTTGTTTATGAGCCACCCACCCACTTTATGGTATTTTGTCAGCCAGCAAAGCGTTTGACTCAGAAATGATGTCACGTCCCTCCTCTTCTACGTCGGCTCATCCCATTCCTCGAGTCTGCCGAGCTCGTGGTGGGAACTCGGTCTCCCCGTGGACTTACATAAGCTAGGCCAGTTCACACTCCCGGATAGACGCCTGGGACATCTGGTGCCAACATCAGGACACCTGTCTGTCTGCCAGTCTGCTGCCGGGGAGTCTAGAACTTGGCCTTCTCTTTGTCGTTTCTCAACCCTTGATTTCATTTTACTTAACACACTTCTtggtttgtattcatttttttatgttttatttatttttgagagagacagagagagagagagagagagcgcgcgcgagcaggggaggggcagagagagaaggagacccggaatccgaagcaggctccaggctccgagctgtcagcacagagcccgacgcggggctcgaactcatgaaccgtgagctgaagtccgacgctcaaccgactgagccacccaggcgccccttttcctgCCTAACTCTTGTTTAGTGTTTGTAAACACTCTCGCAAGAGCTTTCGAAGCCTACCAGTTGGCATCCTCTAAGCTGTCCACTGCTCTGTGTGTTTCTTCTCCCCGTTTTCCTCGAAGCCGGTCCCTGTATTCAAACAGATCGTTCTGGCGCATGTGTGGATTTTCCTCCGATGTTGCTTTATCCCTAGTGGCCGTGCAGTGACAGCAGGTTAAGTGAACAGGCCTAGGATGAACCGACCCTCGACCAGGTCCTAGGAAATCACCTCTGAGCCTTCGCAAAGTCTGGCTTGAAAAGAGTGTCTTTGTAGACCGGGAGCCCTGGGCCACTCCAGATACTTGATGCTAATAGCACAGTTGATGGGACCGCCTCGGGCCACACTGCGTCACTTGGACCACAGGAGGTGCTTTAGTCAGGACTAGGGTTAGCCACGTGGGCTGTCCACCCTGCCTCTGTCACGGAACCCCAAGGATAACAACTCCAGACCCCCAGGCTCACATGAGCTTCCCCGGCCACCACCCCTTCACGTCCGTTGTCACGCGTCATTGCCGGGAGAATTAAGCTCTGCCCGTCTGACTCCACTGCTAAGGGGAAGCTGGAAGCTTCCACCTGGTCTCTCCTAGACTCTGTCCTCCACGCCTTGTACCACTGCAGTGAACCATCACCACGGGGATGACAGCTTCTCTAGGTCCTGTGAGTCCTTGTAGCGGATCAGTACTCTGAGGCCGGTCCTGGGGGCCCCAGTTCAGTTGTTCACTCACATCTATAACTGAAGAGACAACTTGATGACTTTGGTGCCCTGCACCAGTGCCCAAGGACGAGGCAGACTGTCTGTGGGCTctgtggggctgggtggggccaGCTGGGAGCAGCAGGGAGGCTGGGAGCCCTCCAGGTGGCCCACATCAGGCCATTTCACTCGGGCTCCTGGAAAGGACCCTGGCTTTTAGCAGCAGCCCAATACCGCCAGGCCCCCAGCGGGCGCTCGGTGAGGACTTGCTCNNNNNNNNNNNNNNNNNNNNNNNNNNNNNNNNNNNNNNNNNNNNNNNNNNNNNNNNNNNNNNNNNNNNNNNNNNNNNNNNNNNNNNNNNNNNNNNNNNNNNNNNNNNNNNNNNNNNNNNNNNNNNNNNNNNNNNNNNNNNNNNNNNNNNNNNNNNNNNNNNNNNNNNNNNNNNNNNNNNNNNNNNNNNNNNNNNNNNNNNNNNNNNNNNNNNNNNNNNNNNNNNNNNNNNNNNNNNNNNNNNNNNNNNNNNNNNNNNNNNNNNNNNNNNNNNNNNNNNNNNNNNNNNNNNNNNNNNNNNNNNNNNNNNNNNNNNNNNNNNNNNNNNNNNNNNNNNNNNNNNNNNNNNNNNNNNNNNNNNNNNNNNNNNNNNNNNNNNNNNNNNNNNNNNNNNNNNNNNNNGCCCAATACCGCCAGGCCCCCAGCGGGCGCTCGGTGAGGACTTGCTCTCACGGGGGTCCTGGTGGGGACCGGCCTTGGCCCTTCCCCGAAGAAGCGCTGGGTGGAGGAAAGGGGGCAAGGAGCCGGGCAGACAAGAACCGTTTGGGGGCACGGTGTGGTTGGGGTACCCAGCTCGAAGCCCTCGGACCCGGACCGGTcccgctgggggcgggggggtggggggagcgtcGCGGGCgttccctgtccccccccccggGGGCGCCCCGAGCGGGCGGAAGCAGAGGGGGCGCCGCGAGGCGGCAGAGGCGGCCATGGGCGCGCGCGTCCGGGCGCTGCTGCTGGCGCAGCTGTTGGTGCGAGCGGGGCTCCGGGGACAGGGTGAGCTGAGGCGGGGGCTGCGGGCCGCCCCAGGGGTGGTGGGGGACGGCCGGGGCGCGTGCAGACCGCGGGGAGCTCACCTGGCCGCCCGCCATCCCCCCTCCGGGGCCCCCCAGGCGTTCAGGATCTGGACCGGCCGTTTCCAGGTAAGGCGCCCGGGACGCGCGCCTCCCCGCGCAGGGCACCTGAGCCGGAGCGCAAGGGGCGCCTCATCTTGTCCTCTCCCCGCCCAGGTCTCGAGAACTCGTCGTTGCTCACGTGTAACTGccgggccccggggaggggggggggcggggtgggaggggcggCGCCCGCGCGCCACGTGGGGAGGGGCGCGAGGTCCCCCGGTCCCTGGGCGGCGCGGCCCCGACGCGCGCGTTTTCCCAGGGGCCCCTCGCGTTGGCTCGCGCGGGCCGGTGGGGCGGCCGGGGTCGTGCGGCTCAGCCGCGTGCCCGTCCGTCCGTCCCAGGGCCCTGCGGCCGCCGAACCGTTTCGACGACGCGCGTGGTGGGCGGCAAGGACTCGGAGCTGGGGCGCTGGCCGTGGCAGGGCAGTCTGCGCTTGTGGGGCGCCCACCACTGCGGCGCCAGCCTGCTCAACCGCCGCTGGGTGCTGTCGGCCGCGCACTGCTTTGAAAAGTGAGTCGGGGGGCCGGCGGCCCTGCGAACCGGGGTTGGGGGGCCGCGTCCTCCGGGCCCGACGCGTGCGGAGTCAGCTCTCTTATGCTCCCGAGCCCCGGGCCCCGCTGCAGCCACGTGAGAAAACCCTGTTCCGTCTTTTCCAGAACGTTCTTTACAGCATTCCCGTGCCCTTTTGTGTCgtgttcttttctgtcttctccccGAATGGCAGCACCAGCCGCCCCCTCCTCATCCCACCTCCCCCGGTGCAGGTGCACCACGGGGCGGACCGGGGTGGGTGAgctctgggcacagagcctggcctgcGGCAACAGTGGTGACGGGAAGTGTCTGGTCCCGAGCATcgattcattcctttttaggacGGCTGTGGGAGGCGGCCCCCCGGCTGAGGTGACCACACCTCAGGCGGAGGCAGGCTGCTGCCCCCAGGCCCTAAGACCTCAGGTGGGctcagggcccctccctcctGTAAAGACCCCTGACCGCCCGCTCCTCCCCTGCCAGGCACACTGATCCCTTTGAGTGGTCCGTGCAGTTTGGCGAGCTGTCTGCCTCACCGTCCATCTGGAACCTGGAGGCCTACCACAACCGATACCAGGTGGAGGAGATCATTTTGAACCCCATGTATCTGGGGGCGTCATCCTCTGACATCGCCCTGCTGAAGCTGTCCTCCTCCGTCACCTACAATAAGTACATCCACCCCGTCTGTGTTGCGGCCTCTTCCTCTGAGTTCCAGAACCAGACTGACTGCTGGGTGACGGGCTGGGGGAACATCGGAGAAGATCAAggtgaggctgggggcaggggggtggtggggcaggggggctgcGGGCTCCGCCGTCTGTTCCGTCCACAGCGGCTTCAGCAGCCCCCACCTGGGTCTCTGTGCAGCTGGGTCCCTCCTGGGGGCTGCCCAGCagtgcctgcccccccccccccgtgccagGGCAGGACCTCCTGTCCCCACACCCCGTTCCCTCTGCCTTCCAGAGACTGTGAGCCCGAAGCCACAGTGAGAGGAAGGCCAGCTGGGCTCAGGCCCGCGCTTCCCACCCAGCCCACAAGGGTGTGGAAGTTTCTGGGGTGGGCTCCTCAGAAAGGCCTTGGGTATGTGGggttttttcaacgttttttatttttgggacagagagagacagagcattaacgggggaggagcagagagagagggagacacagaatcggaaacaggctccaggctccgagccatcagcccagagcctgacgcggggctcgaactcatggaccgcgagatcgtgacctggctgaagtcggacgcttaaccgactgcgccacccaggcgcccctgtggggttttttaaattgagatttaACTCACAAAACCGAAAATTCACCGTTTTCAAGCATGCAGTTCAGTGGTGTTGAGTGTAATCACggctgtgcaaccatcatcatCGTCTagctccagaacatttttatcatctcaGACTGAAACCTCGTACTTCCTAGTCTTTACTCCCAATACCCCGTTTTCCCCTGGCAATcacccatctgctttctgtctcggGATTTCCGGACTGTGGACAGTTCATAGAAATAGAGTCCCACAACGTGTGGTTTTCTGTCCCTGACTCCTTCACTCAGCATATTCAAGGTTCGTGTATGGTCTAGCACATACTTACTTGTACCCCATTCTTTGAGGTTTAGTTCACGTAATgttaaattaatcattttattccttttttaaaaaagtttttacagttttatttattttgagcgagagcgagcgagtgagagcatgagcgggggagagacagagggagagagacccccaagaaggctccacaccgtcagtgccgagccgaatgtggggctcgaacccacgaccacgagatcgtgacccgagccaaaaatcaggagttggacacttaactgactgagctgcctaggcgcccctaaattaatcattttattattttttttaattaatcattttCAAGTATACAATCCCGTGAGATTTAATTTAGTATGTTCACGGTGTATAACCATGAACTCCATcaagttccaaaacattttcatccctCCCAGAAGAAATCCGACAGTCACTGACCAGTCACTCCCCCTTACCCTCTCCTTCCGGCCCTTTGGCAGCCACTAACAAGCCTTTTGTGTTGATGGATATACCTATTCTGGATTTTTCATGTAAATGGATTCATACGTTATGTGACCTTCTGTGTTTGGCCTTTTTCATGTAGCGTGGTGCTTTAGAGATTCATGGGTGTTCTAGTATGTatcagagttttctttctttttatggatgaataatagtTCATCCTATGGATAGACCACAAtgtattcatccattctttcattgatggacttttgtgttgtttctgccttttggatACTGTGAATagagctgttatgaacattcatattcaaatttttatttgaacacctcttttcagttcttttgtgtatatatctaGGAGTACAATTGCAGAATCAcgtggtaattctatgtttaagttttttcaaatttatttattttcagagagaaagagagagcaatcggaaggggcagagagggagagagagaatcctaagcaggctctgcactgttcgcacagagcccgatgcggggctcaatctcatgaaccgtgaggtcatgacctgagccaaaatcaaaagtcgcacacttaactgactcagcccctcaggcgcccctgcccGTTTTTAATTTGAGTTGTCTTTGTTGAGTTGTaatagttctttatgtattctagatactaaACCGTTCTCAGATACACGATtggcaagtatcttctcccattgtgtagCTCTCTTTGCTGCACTTTCTTGCTAgtatcttttgatgcacaaaatttgcaaaattttgatcaaccccaaattatttttctttcgttgcttgtgcttttgatgtcaggTCTAAGAAACCACTGTCAGAttcaagatcatgaagatttacttGCATGTTCTtgcagagttttatagttttagctcttatatttatgtgtctgatccattttgagttgatttttgtacatggtgtgaggtaggggtccaacttcattagTTTGCCTTTAGATATCCAGTTGCTCCAGCACCGTTGGTCACAGAGACTCCTCTCCCCAATTGAATTGTCCCAGCATCCTTACTGATTGACTGTAGatgtgtgggcttatttctagACTCTGAATGGTACTCCATTGGTGTGTATGTTCATCCTTGTGCCAGGACCTCATTGTTTGATACCTGTAACTTTATAACATATTGAAATCAGGAAGCGTGAGTCTTCTAACTTTGTTCTACTTGTTCAGTAGTGTTTTAGTTATTTGGGCCTGTTGAtactccatataaattttagggccAATTAGTCAATTTCTGCTAAAAAGAGCATTGGGGTTTGgaaagggattgcattgaatttgtaggttgctttgggGAAGCATTGCCACCTTCATTATATTATATCTCCAATCCATAAATAAGGGATATATTTCCATGTATTCAGGCCTTCcgtttctttcagcagtgttttgtagtttttgttaaTAAGTCTTTGATCGCCtcaattaaatttattcctattttcttatttctgatgCTTTGTaaatgaaacttctttttttttttttaatgtttatttatttttaagagcgagagagagcacaagcagagggtggggagagagagagggggagacacagaatctgaagcaggttctgggctctgagctgtcagcatagagaccgacATGGGactcggacccacgaactgtgagatcgtgacctgagccaaaggccaaagtcagacgctcaaccagtggagccacccaagtgccccagtagAATAACAGACTTTTGTGGTTTGATCTTGggtcctgcaattttgctgactTCATTTATTAACCCTAGCCCTCTTTAAACGTATTCATTAtgatttcatacacacacacacacacacacacacacatatatatgtacttgtGTATATATGGATGATCATGTCATGTATGCATAGAGATAGTTTTAcgtcttcttttccaatttggatgtgttttatttttcttgcctaattgccctggtGGGAACTtccagaaaaatgttaaataaaatggcaaaaactgGCATCATCATCTTGTCCCTAAATCTCGGGGAAAGCTTCCCGCCTGTCACCGTTCAGTGTGATGtctgctgtgggtttttcacatctAGCGTTTATCATGTTGAAAGAGTGCCTTCTATTCCTACCTAGCTTATTGAATGTTTCTCTAATGAAGGAATTTGGATTTTGCCAACTGCCTTACCTGCATCCGCTAAGATGagcctgtgggtttttttccttcattctactAATGTCTGTAGTACATTATATTGATTGGTTTTTTATGTTGAACCGCGCTTGCATTCatgggataaatctcacttggtcgtGGTATACAGTTCTTTTGCTATGCTGCTAGGTTCCGTTTGCCagcattttgttgagaatgtttgcatatatgtatttttcgTATATATaccttttgcatatatatatacatattattattactattattgcattaaggatattggtctgttgtttctttttcttgtgatgtcctTGTCCGGGATTTGGTGCCCCCATAATGCCGGTCCCAgggaatgagttaggaagtattccttcttctctgactttttggaagagtttaagaaggattGGTGTTCATGTCTGCAgaggtttggtagaattcaccattgAAGCCATATGGCCTAAGGCTTTTCTTCATTGTGAGGTCCCTGACTACAGATTTCATCTCTTATTGGTGTGTTCagactttctgtttcttcctgagtgagttttggtagtttgtgttaTCTAagattttgtccatttcatccGCGTGATCTAATTTGGGGGATAGCTGTTTCCCTTATAGTCCTCATTACTGCTGTAAAGTCTGTAGTTATGTCCCCACTTTCAtaatcagttttgttgatctttcaaagaaccaagttTTGGTTTAAcggttgattttctctatttttctattcccTACCTTGATTTCCTCtattctctattatttccttctttccttctacttttttttaaatttttttaacgttttatttatttttgagacatggagagatagagcatgaacaggggagggtcagagagagggagacgcaaaatccgaaacaggctccaggctccgagctgtcagcacagagcccgacgcggggctcgaactcacggaccgcgagatcatgacctgagccgaagtcgaacattcaaccgactgagccacccaagtgcccttgatactattcattattaaaagttgggtattgaggggcacctgggtggctcagtcggttaagcgtccggcttcggctcaggtcatgatctcacagcttgtgagttcgagccccgcatcgggctctgtggtgacagctcggagcctggagcctgcttcggattctgtgtctccctctctctgacgctcccctgcttgctctctgtctgtctgtctgcctctctctctctctcaaaagtaaataataaaacattaaaaaaaataataaaatctttttttaaattgtgtttagagaaaaagagtgcgagcagggaaagaggcagagggagagagagggagaatcttaagcaggctccacgttcagtgtggagcccaaagtggggctcgatcccacgaccatgggattgtgacctgagccgaaatgaagtctgacgctcaaccacacaaccgactgaaccacccaggggacCCTGGATTCGCTATTTTTAATTCATGCTGctaatttctgccttttaattgcaatttaatccatttaactcatttccattaaaattaacTACTGCTAAGTAAGGATTTACTTCTACCattattctatttcttctctatGTCTTGTCACATCTTTCAATATCTCTATCTgtactttatatcttttttatttcctctttttgtgtttcattgatttttattagtGGTCTGTGTTGATTACCTTCCCATTTTGCGTTCTGtgtattttcttagtggttgcccTGGGGATTACAATTAACAActtaaatttattgtttaaaaattttttttaaacttgatttttttttttaacttgagagagtGAATGCGaaagtcggggagaggggcagaggcggagagagaaagagagagagagagagaatatgttaagcaggcttcacgttcaacacagagcctgacgtggggctcgatcccacgaccctgggaccatgacctgagccaaaatcaacaaacgcttcaccagctgagccagccagatgccccaacaagTTAAGTTTATAGCAATCTATGTCGGATTAATAGCAACTTAGCTTCAGTAGTACACAAAAATTCCGTTCCTTACGCAGCTCTTTCCTCAGAGATTTATAATTGTTGTATGCACGTGTCTTAAAttataaaggaagggaaagaagtgaTAAACCAAAGCCATAATAGGCCTGGCTCTCCTGTTTACCCCTGTGGTCACCTTTACCAGCgccctctctttcttcctatgAACGGACACTGGCCAGGGTCCTGAAGACCTCCCTTGCTCCCTTTTCTGTTTCTAGTAAGGCAGGTCGCCGCCTCATTTTCTGAAGGATAGCCTGATACAGGATTCTGATACAGATACAGAATATTCTCGGTCGCCTGTTTTTTTCTTTCGGCCCTTTgaatgtgtcccccccccccccccccccccccccgcctccagggTATCTGAGAAGAATGTGGCTGTTAATCTTGGTGGGGATCTTTGATGTGACACGCATGCGGCTTCTCTCTTGCTGTTTACCGGACTCTCCCCTTCGATACTTTGCTGAAAATGTATCTCCGGGTAGATCTCTTTGTGTTTATCCTGCTCGGGGAATTGCTCAGCGTCCGCAAGACAGGGATTCATACCTTTTTTCAAATCTGGGgcattttcggggcgcctgggtggctcagtcagtgaagcgtccgacttcggctcaggtcacgatctcgcggcccgtgaggtcaggccccgcgtggggctctgcactgacagctcagagcctggagcctgcttcggattctgtgtgtgtgtgtgtgtgtgtgtgtgtgtgtctccctctgcgcctcccctgcttgcgctctctctctctctgtctctgtctctgtctctgtctctaaaataaataaacatgaagaaaaaatctGGAGGGTTTTCAGCCTGGATGCTGCAGATGAAGTATGTTAATCCTACACCATGTCGGTGTCAGCCCCGCCCCCTGAGCCTGCTGTGGCCGAGGGACCTCCCCCGTGGCCCAGCTAGGGGCTGTCATCTTCCTTCTCCAGATGGGGCCACTGAGTTTCAGGGAGAAGCGGTGACCGCCCGCCCATCCCTTGGGTCCTTCTGTGACATCGTTCATTGCCCATAATGTGAAgggtgctgggctgggggcagaggcgTCATCGAGAGCGATGTCCCGGACCCTGTggagcccaccccccctccaccctccccctgtCCCAGATGGCAGGGGAGGGCCCGAAGctgtcctcttcctctctctcaccctcaatCCCTGGCAGTTCTGCCGCCTCCTTACCGTCTCCAGGAAGCACAGGTGTCCATCATAAACAACTCCAGGTGCGACTTCCTGTTCCGACGTCCCGGTGTCCTCAGTTATGACCCGGATGACATGATCTGTGCTGGCTCTGAGAATGGCCAACGTGACGCCTGCAAAGTGAGTACGCCTGGCCCCACCAGGGCCTTGCTGGCCCCGggcaccacccctccccaccttgggCCTGGGAGCAACCCCCTGGTGCCCGCCAACCCACCCGAGTCTATTCGTGAGAAAACAACCACGGGCCTTATTTCTCCAGCTTGTACAACAAGCATTAATTGTTTGGCCTTCGTTGTACCACCTTTGATTCTCACCTGACCCctgggggggagggaaaggggcagtTTGAGACCGATGCCCACTCTGCAGATGCAGAAGCTGAGGCTCGTTCGCTTCTGGGGTGGGGAGTAGGATGTGCACCCGGTCTGCTCGGCTCCACCGCCCCTCCTGCTGTCGCCACAGCTGTCCCTGCCTCTCCGccagcccctcacctgccccctgccccgccaAGCCTGGCTCACCCGCGCCGCTCCCCAGGGTGACTCCGGTGGCCCCTTGGCCTGCGAAAAGAGAGGTGTGTGGATTCAGGTTGGCATCGTGAGCTGGGGATCGGGCTGCGGTAGACCCAACCGGCCCGGGGTCTACACCAACGTCAGTAGGCACTTCAACTGGATCCGGACGCTGATGGCCCGCGGCGCCCCCAGGCCAGTCCCCTCTCGGCTGCTCCTGCCCCTCGCTGTGCTCTGGGCCGGGCTCCCGCAGCCGGCCTGAGCCCAACGGAGTCCTGAGAGCTGGGGCCATCTGTTGAGCCAGGCCCCGTCCCCCACCTCGTCCCTTTTCTAATAAACTCCTTAGCGTGTTGGAACCGATGCCTCGCAGAGCATTCTGTGGCCCCGGGTGGCTCCCCGGACACCCTCACGGTCCCCCCGGGATCCAGTCCTTCACTCCTAAATCTCGCTCCAGCTGTCTGCGCCACTCGGGTTTGGGTGACGAACCACGGAGCCCTCTCTGGTTGGTTCAATCAGAAAGATAGTTTACGGGAGGACGTTAGTCACCCCCGGGTCGCTGGGGGCCAGGAAGACCGGAGCGGGGTGCAGCGGGGGGAGCATCCCGAGCCCCCCGGTGCTCATGCCGGTGTGACCCTCCACCCAGACGCCAGACGCCTCCAGTCCTCCCTCTGTCCCCGAAGGGCCGACCCGGGACCAGGACTGGGGTGCGGGAAGTTTACTTGGGAGGTGACGCCGGGAGGCCCCAGTGAGGAGCAGGGAAAccgaggcagggagggaagcagcCCGATGACGTTTGCCCAAACGAGGGGGTTCCCGCCGAGGGCAGCGGAGGCAGAGTCCTGCTGGAGCGGAGAAGCCACAGGGACACGGCTCAGCATCGCCCCCTGGAGGACAAGGACACCGGGCGTGGGCTTCTCTCCAAGCTGAAGCACCCCTGGTGAGgccggggagaggggggcagCCTCAGCCTGGCCCAGGCCCGAGGCCAGCAGGGCAGCCTCCGGGGCACCTTGGAACTGCTGAGGCA is drawn from Panthera uncia isolate 11264 chromosome E1, Puncia_PCG_1.0, whole genome shotgun sequence and contains these coding sequences:
- the LOC125927203 gene encoding testisin-like isoform X4 encodes the protein MGARVRALLLAQLLVRAGLRGQGVQDLDRPFPGLENSSLLTWPCGRRTVSTTRVVGGKDSELGRWPWQGSLRLWGAHHCGASLLNRRWVLSAAHCFEKHTDPFEWSVQFGELSASPSIWNLEAYHNRYQVEEIILNPMYLGASSSDIALLKLSSSVTYNKYIHPVCVAASSSEFQNQTDCWVTGWGNIGEDQVLPPPYRLQEAQVSIINNSRCDFLFRRPGVLSYDPDDMICAGSENGQRDACKLSLPLRQPLTCPLPRQAWLTRAAPQGDSGGPLACEKRGVWIQVGIVSWGSGCGRPNRPGVYTNVSRHFNWIRTLMARGAPRPVPSRLLLPLAVLWAGLPQPA
- the LOC125927203 gene encoding testisin-like isoform X1; protein product: MGARVRALLLAQLLVRAGLRGQGVQDLDRPFPGKAPGTRASPRRAPEPERKGRLILSSPRPGLENSSLLTWPCGRRTVSTTRVVGGKDSELGRWPWQGSLRLWGAHHCGASLLNRRWVLSAAHCFEKHTDPFEWSVQFGELSASPSIWNLEAYHNRYQVEEIILNPMYLGASSSDIALLKLSSSVTYNKYIHPVCVAASSSEFQNQTDCWVTGWGNIGEDQVLPPPYRLQEAQVSIINNSRCDFLFRRPGVLSYDPDDMICAGSENGQRDACKLSLPLRQPLTCPLPRQAWLTRAAPQGDSGGPLACEKRGVWIQVGIVSWGSGCGRPNRPGVYTNVSRHFNWIRTLMARGAPRPVPSRLLLPLAVLWAGLPQPA
- the LOC125927203 gene encoding testisin-like isoform X5; the encoded protein is MGARVRALLLAQLLVRAGLRGQGVQDLDRPFPGPCGRRTVSTTRVVGGKDSELGRWPWQGSLRLWGAHHCGASLLNRRWVLSAAHCFEKHTDPFEWSVQFGELSASPSIWNLEAYHNRYQVEEIILNPMYLGASSSDIALLKLSSSVTYNKYIHPVCVAASSSEFQNQTDCWVTGWGNIGEDQVLPPPYRLQEAQVSIINNSRCDFLFRRPGVLSYDPDDMICAGSENGQRDACKLSLPLRQPLTCPLPRQAWLTRAAPQGDSGGPLACEKRGVWIQVGIVSWGSGCGRPNRPGVYTNVSRHFNWIRTLMARGAPRPVPSRLLLPLAVLWAGLPQPA
- the LOC125927203 gene encoding testisin-like isoform X3; its protein translation is MGARVRALLLAQLLVRAGLRGQGVQDLDRPFPGKAPGTRASPRRAPEPERKGRLILSSPRPGLENSSLLTWPCGRRTVSTTRVVGGKDSELGRWPWQGSLRLWGAHHCGASLLNRRWVLSAAHCFEKHTDPFEWSVQFGELSASPSIWNLEAYHNRYQVEEIILNPMYLGASSSDIALLKLSSSVTYNKYIHPVCVAASSSEFQNQTDCWVTGWGNIGEDQVLPPPYRLQEAQVSIINNSRCDFLFRRPGVLSYDPDDMICAGSENGQRDACKGDSGGPLACEKRGVWIQVGIVSWGSGCGRPNRPGVYTNVSRHFNWIRTLMARGAPRPVPSRLLLPLAVLWAGLPQPA
- the LOC125927203 gene encoding testisin-like isoform X2, producing the protein MGARVRALLLAQLLVRAGLRGQGKAPGTRASPRRAPEPERKGRLILSSPRPGLENSSLLTWPCGRRTVSTTRVVGGKDSELGRWPWQGSLRLWGAHHCGASLLNRRWVLSAAHCFEKHTDPFEWSVQFGELSASPSIWNLEAYHNRYQVEEIILNPMYLGASSSDIALLKLSSSVTYNKYIHPVCVAASSSEFQNQTDCWVTGWGNIGEDQVLPPPYRLQEAQVSIINNSRCDFLFRRPGVLSYDPDDMICAGSENGQRDACKLSLPLRQPLTCPLPRQAWLTRAAPQGDSGGPLACEKRGVWIQVGIVSWGSGCGRPNRPGVYTNVSRHFNWIRTLMARGAPRPVPSRLLLPLAVLWAGLPQPA